Part of the Catenulispora sp. GP43 genome, CAGGCGCTGGAGTTCCAGCGGGTCTACTCCGAGGCGCTCGGCGAGGCGATCCTGGCCGCCGTCGAGGGCGCCGGCCTTGAGATGGAAGACATCGCCCTGGTGCTGCCGCACAACGTCAACGTCGTGGCCTGGCAGCGGGTCTGCAAGCGGATCGGGTTCCCGCTGGCCAAGGTGGTGCTGGACAACGTGGCCGCCGACGGGCACGTGTTCTGCGCGGATGCCTTCCTGAACTACCGCACGGCCGCCCGCCGCGGCCTGCTGCGGCCCGGGGAGCGGTACGTCGTCGCGGCGGCCGGCGCCGGGCGCGGCGCGACCTTCTCCGCCATGGTCTTCGAACACTGAAGACCCCTCGAACACTGAGTACGCAAGGCAACACAGCCCCCTGGGAAAGGACCGTCATGACGGAGCAGAGTCTGGAGCTGCACATCGGCGCCATCGCGGAGGCCGATCCGGTGTTCCGCGCCAAGATCGTGGACACCGTCTGCGGTCTGTTGCCCGACGTCCTCAAGCACGAGGTCGAGGGCGCGGGGGAGAGCACGACCCTGATGGAGGACCTGGGCATGAGCTCCACCGGCGCGCTGGAGATCGTGCTGCTGCTGGAGGAGAACCTGGAGGTCGAGATCAGCGTCGAGGATCTGGGCCGCGAGCACTTCGAAACCGTCGGAACGCTGGCCGACTACGTCGCCGGCAACGTGATCCCCGAAGACTGAGGTAACCAGGCCGTGCACACAACCGTCCCGCCCGGCCCCGGCACCGCCGCCGGGCCGGCCGACCAGTGGGGGATCCGCCGTGCGGTGCGGCTGGCGTTCCCCGGACCGTCGAGCCTGGCCGCCGACACGGTGCATACGGCAAGGCTCGACGTCTACCTCACCGACCTGCTGCAGCCGCACGGGCTCGCGCTGAACCCCGGAGCGCTGGCCCCGCGCGGCCAGTCCTACGGGGAGATGGCCGAGGCGCTGATCGAGCTGGCGGTGCCGGCCGGGGAGGGCGTCGACCTGCTGGTCATGGCGTACGCGATCCCCGACATCACGCCCGGTCGGGCCACCACCACCTACCTGAGCCACGTCTGCCCCGGCAACCCGATGGCCTTCGCCATCAGCGACGAGGGCACCGCGGCGGGGTTCACCGGGCTGCGGCTGATCCGCGAATACGCGCGCGGCGGCGGGTTCCGGCGCGCGCTGCTGGTGGTGGTCGAGCAGGCCTGGCTGGCCTACGACCCCGGGGTCCCGGCGGCCATGCCGTCCGGGCACAGCGGCGTCGCGCTGCTGTTCGGCGACGCCGAGTGCGCCGGGATGGCGGAGCCCGTCGGGGAGCCGGACCTGCCGGTCCCGGCCGCTCAGCCCGGCGCGTCCGAGCCGGTGGCGACGCTCGGGCCGGTCCGGGTGCGGGCCGGGGCGTTCGAGGGCTCGCCGTGCGCCGAGATCGAGGAGCTCAGCGAGGCACAGCCCGTGGCCCGGGCCCAAACTGTGATCCTCGGTGCCGTCCTCAAAGCCGAGGCCGACGCGCTCGCCGAGCGGGCGGACGTCGTGCTGGCCTCGCCGGGGCGGCCCTTCACCGGCGTGTGGTGGGAACTGGCCGGGGCGCTGGAGGCCGAGCTGGGCGAGCGCCGCATCGTGCTCGCCGACGCCGATCCCGACCTCGGCTTCCTGTGCACGGCCGCCGTCGAGGTCCGGGGGCGCCGGGGTGCTTCCGGGCCCGAGGCCGCGCAGCCGCTGCTGTGCTTCGAGGACTACCGGCAGGCCGCCCAGGAGCGCGTCACCCCCGAGATCTGGGACTACATCGACGGCGGCGCCGACACCGAGCGGACCATCACGGCCAACCGGCGCGCCTTCGCCCGGGTCGACCTGCGGCCCCGGGCCCTGGTCGACACCGAGGTCTGCGACACCCGCACCACGATCCTCGGCGCGACGCTGGGCACGCCGGTGGCCGTCGCGCCGTCGGCGTACCACCGGCTGGTGCACCCCGACGGCGAGGTCGCGACGGCTCAGGGGGCCGGCGCGGCCGACGCGCTGTACGTGGTCAGCATCTTCGCCAGCCGCACACTGGAGGACATCGCGGCCTCCGCCTCCGGTCCGCTGTGGCTCCAGCTGTACTGGCTGCGCCGGCGCGAGGCCCTGGCCGGGCTCATCGATCGGGCGGCCGCGGCCGGCTACCGCGCCCTGGTGCTGACCGTCGACATCCCGCGCATGGGCCGGCGGCTGCGCGACATGCGCAACGGCTTCGCGGTCGGCCCCGAGTGCGCCGCGGTGAACCTGGACGCCGCGCTGATGGCCGCGGCCCACATGCGGGGCGTGGGGACCTCGGCGCTGGCCGCGCACACCGCGCAGGCCATCGACGCCTCGGTGACGTGGGCCGATCTGGCGTGGCTGCGCGAACACAGCGATCTGCCGCTGGTCCTCAAAGGGATCCTCACCGCCGAGGACGCGCGCCTCGCGGTCTCCCACGGTGCCGACGCGATCATCGTCTCGAACCACGGCGGACGCCAGCTGGACGGCGCGGTGCCGAGCCTGGTGGCGCTCCCGGAGGTGGTGCAGGCGGTCGCCGGGGCCTGCCCGGTGATGGTCGACGGCGGCGTGCGCAGCGGCGGCGACGCGTTCGCGGCCCTGGCGCTGGGCGCGCAGGCGGTGTTCCTGGGCCGGCCGGTGCTGTGGGGCCTGGCCGCCGGGGGAGCGGCCGGGGTCGCGGGCCTGCTGGACCTGGCCACCGGGGAGCTGGCGCACACGATGGCGCTGGCCGGACGGCCGTCGCTGGAGGTCATCGACCGCAGCGCGGTGCGCTTCGACGAGCGGAGCGGGCAGTGAGCACGGACCTGCGGCGCGAGGACCTGCACGTGGCGGTGCGGGACCCGGCGGCGGCCTCGATGAACTTCCTCAACGAGGTCGCGGCCCGGTTCCCGGAAGCCGTGTCGCTGGCCGCCGGCCGGCCGTACGACGGCTTCTACGTGGCCGACGACATCGAGCGGTATCTCCAGGTCTTCCGCGACCACCTGGCGAGCACCGGGCTGTCCAGCTCGGCGGTGGACCGGACGCTGTTGCAGTACGGC contains:
- a CDS encoding phosphopantetheine-binding protein, giving the protein MTEQSLELHIGAIAEADPVFRAKIVDTVCGLLPDVLKHEVEGAGESTTLMEDLGMSSTGALEIVLLLEENLEVEISVEDLGREHFETVGTLADYVAGNVIPED
- a CDS encoding alpha-hydroxy acid oxidase, which codes for MHTTVPPGPGTAAGPADQWGIRRAVRLAFPGPSSLAADTVHTARLDVYLTDLLQPHGLALNPGALAPRGQSYGEMAEALIELAVPAGEGVDLLVMAYAIPDITPGRATTTYLSHVCPGNPMAFAISDEGTAAGFTGLRLIREYARGGGFRRALLVVVEQAWLAYDPGVPAAMPSGHSGVALLFGDAECAGMAEPVGEPDLPVPAAQPGASEPVATLGPVRVRAGAFEGSPCAEIEELSEAQPVARAQTVILGAVLKAEADALAERADVVLASPGRPFTGVWWELAGALEAELGERRIVLADADPDLGFLCTAAVEVRGRRGASGPEAAQPLLCFEDYRQAAQERVTPEIWDYIDGGADTERTITANRRAFARVDLRPRALVDTEVCDTRTTILGATLGTPVAVAPSAYHRLVHPDGEVATAQGAGAADALYVVSIFASRTLEDIAASASGPLWLQLYWLRRREALAGLIDRAAAAGYRALVLTVDIPRMGRRLRDMRNGFAVGPECAAVNLDAALMAAAHMRGVGTSALAAHTAQAIDASVTWADLAWLREHSDLPLVLKGILTAEDARLAVSHGADAIIVSNHGGRQLDGAVPSLVALPEVVQAVAGACPVMVDGGVRSGGDAFAALALGAQAVFLGRPVLWGLAAGGAAGVAGLLDLATGELAHTMALAGRPSLEVIDRSAVRFDERSGQ